A section of the Lutra lutra chromosome 3, mLutLut1.2, whole genome shotgun sequence genome encodes:
- the ALS2 gene encoding alsin isoform X6, with product MDSKKRSSTEAEGSKERGLVHVWQAGSYSVTPERLPGWGGKTVLQAALGVKHGVLLTEDGEVYSFGTLPWRSEPAEICPNSPILENALVGQYVVTVASGSFHSGAVTESGIVYMWGENSAGQCAVANQQYVPEPNPVSISDSETSSLVAVRILQLACGEEHTLALSISREIWAWGTGCQLGLITTSFPVTKPQKVEHLAGRVVLQVACGAFHSLALVQCLPSQDLKPVPERCNQCSQLLITMTDKEDHVIISDSHCCPLGVTLSESQAENQASTAISPCTETLDSQGEVFENTLVGKDLPVATDTNVGDVQTTGGDAISSQQDVVGTTEISSARNVLSCPDTQAVNEYMAKLSDHSVRENSENSEKPVPSQVPAKFYNIKVFLELGVFL from the exons ATGGACTCAAAGAAGAGAAG CTCAACAGAAGCGGAAGGATCCAAAGAAAGAGGCCTGGTCCACGTGTGGCAGGCAGGATCCTATTCTGTAACACCAGAGAGACTGCCAGGCTGGGGAGGAAAGACTGTTCTTCAAGCAGCCCTTGGAGTGAAGCATGGAGTTCTTCTGACTGAAG atGGTGAGGTCTACAGCTTTGGGACGCTTCCCTGGAGAAGTGAACCAGCAGAGATTTGTCCGAATAGCCCCATTCTAGAAAATGCCCTGGTTGGGCAATATGTTGTTACCGTGGCATCAGGGAGTTTCCACAGTGGAGCAGTGACAGAAAGTGGCATAGTGTACATGTGGGGGGAGAACTCTGCAGGCCAGTGCGCAGTAGCTAACCAGCAGTATGTTCCAGAACCGAATCCTGTCAGCATTTCTGACTCTGAGACCAGTTCTTTGGTAGCGGTCAGGATTTTGCAGTTGGCGTGTGGTGAGGAGCACACACTGGCCTTGTCGATAAGCAGAGAGATTTGGGCATGGGGTACTGGTTGTCAGTTGGGTCTCATTACCACCTCCTTCCCGGTGACAAAGCCACAAAAGGTGGAACATCTTGCTGGCCGAGTCGTGCTACAAGTTGCCTGTGGTGCGTTCCACAGCTTGGCCCTTGTGCAGTGCCTCCCTTCCCAGGATCTGAAGCCAGTCCCAGAAAGATGCAACCAGTGCAGCCAACTCCTGATTACTATGACTGACAAAGAAGACCATGTGATTATATCAGACAGTCACTGCTGCCCGTTAGGGGTGACACTGTCAGAATCCCAGGCAGAAAACCAGGCCAGCACTGCCATCAGCCCCTGCACTGAAACCCTTGACAGTCAGGGAGAAGTGTTTGAGAACACGCTTGTAGGAAAGGATCTGCCTGTTGCTACTGACACGAATGTTGGAGATGTTCAGACCACGGGTGGTGATGCCATTTCCTCCCAACAAGACGTCGTGGGAACAACTGAAATTTCTTCGGCCAGAAATGTACTGTCGTGCCCTGATACTCAGGCAGTGAATGAGTACATGGCAAAACTCTCAGATCATTCAGTAAGAGAGAACTCAGAGAACAGCGAAAAGCCAGTGCCATCTCAGGTACCTgctaaattttataatataaaggtGTTTCTGGAGTTAGGAGTTTTTCTTTAG
- the ALS2 gene encoding alsin isoform X4, with translation MDSKKRSSTEAEGSKERGLVHVWQAGSYSVTPERLPGWGGKTVLQAALGVKHGVLLTEDGEVYSFGTLPWRSEPAEICPNSPILENALVGQYVVTVASGSFHSGAVTESGIVYMWGENSAGQCAVANQQYVPEPNPVSISDSETSSLVAVRILQLACGEEHTLALSISREIWAWGTGCQLGLITTSFPVTKPQKVEHLAGRVVLQVACGAFHSLALVQCLPSQDLKPVPERCNQCSQLLITMTDKEDHVIISDSHCCPLGVTLSESQAENQASTAISPCTETLDSQGEVFENTLVGKDLPVATDTNVGDVQTTGGDAISSQQDVVGTTEISSARNVLSCPDTQAVNEYMAKLSDHSVRENSENSEKPVPSQPLVEEAVPNLHSPPTTSTSALNSLVVSCASAVGVRVAATYEAGALSLKKVMNFYSTAPCEPGTQAGSSSIGPEGLKDSREEQVKQESMQGKKSSSLVDIREEESEGGSRRLSLPGLLSQVSPRLLRKAARVKTRTVVLTPTYSGEADALLPSLRTEVWTWGKGKEGQLGHGDVLPRLQPLCVKCLDGKEVICLEAGGYHSLALTAKSQVYSWGSNTFGQLGHYDFPTTVPRLAKVNSENRVWSVAAGQDYSLFLVDTEDFQPGLYYSGRQDPAEGDNLPENHSAWIYKQSDSRKR, from the exons ATGGACTCAAAGAAGAGAAG CTCAACAGAAGCGGAAGGATCCAAAGAAAGAGGCCTGGTCCACGTGTGGCAGGCAGGATCCTATTCTGTAACACCAGAGAGACTGCCAGGCTGGGGAGGAAAGACTGTTCTTCAAGCAGCCCTTGGAGTGAAGCATGGAGTTCTTCTGACTGAAG atGGTGAGGTCTACAGCTTTGGGACGCTTCCCTGGAGAAGTGAACCAGCAGAGATTTGTCCGAATAGCCCCATTCTAGAAAATGCCCTGGTTGGGCAATATGTTGTTACCGTGGCATCAGGGAGTTTCCACAGTGGAGCAGTGACAGAAAGTGGCATAGTGTACATGTGGGGGGAGAACTCTGCAGGCCAGTGCGCAGTAGCTAACCAGCAGTATGTTCCAGAACCGAATCCTGTCAGCATTTCTGACTCTGAGACCAGTTCTTTGGTAGCGGTCAGGATTTTGCAGTTGGCGTGTGGTGAGGAGCACACACTGGCCTTGTCGATAAGCAGAGAGATTTGGGCATGGGGTACTGGTTGTCAGTTGGGTCTCATTACCACCTCCTTCCCGGTGACAAAGCCACAAAAGGTGGAACATCTTGCTGGCCGAGTCGTGCTACAAGTTGCCTGTGGTGCGTTCCACAGCTTGGCCCTTGTGCAGTGCCTCCCTTCCCAGGATCTGAAGCCAGTCCCAGAAAGATGCAACCAGTGCAGCCAACTCCTGATTACTATGACTGACAAAGAAGACCATGTGATTATATCAGACAGTCACTGCTGCCCGTTAGGGGTGACACTGTCAGAATCCCAGGCAGAAAACCAGGCCAGCACTGCCATCAGCCCCTGCACTGAAACCCTTGACAGTCAGGGAGAAGTGTTTGAGAACACGCTTGTAGGAAAGGATCTGCCTGTTGCTACTGACACGAATGTTGGAGATGTTCAGACCACGGGTGGTGATGCCATTTCCTCCCAACAAGACGTCGTGGGAACAACTGAAATTTCTTCGGCCAGAAATGTACTGTCGTGCCCTGATACTCAGGCAGTGAATGAGTACATGGCAAAACTCTCAGATCATTCAGTAAGAGAGAACTCAGAGAACAGCGAAAAGCCAGTGCCATCTCAG cCTCTTGTAGAAGAAGCAGTTCCTAATCTTCACAGCCCACCAACCACAAGCACCTCAGCCCTAAACAGCCTAGTAGTCTCTTGTGCATCTGCTGTTGGTGTGAGAGTGGCTGCTACATATGAAGCTGGGGCCTTGTCTCTTAAGAAAGTTATGAACTTTTATAGTACGGCCCCTTGTGAACCTGGAACTCAGGCAGGCAGTAGTTCCATAGGCCCAGAAGGTCTGAAAGATAGCAGAGAAGAACAGGTTAAACAGGAATCCATGCAAGGAAAGAAGAGTTCAAGTCTTGTGGATATCCGAGAAGAGGAATCAGAGGGAGGCAGCCGGAGACTCTCCCTCCCTGGCTTGTTGTCTCAAG tttccccCAGGCTCTTAAGAAAAGCTGCCCGGGTAAAAACACGGACAGTGGTTCTGACTCCTACATACAGTGGAGAAGCAGATGCACTTCTGCCTTCTCTGAGAACAGAGGTGTGGAcctgggggaaagggaaggaaggacagcTGGGACATGGTGATGTTCTGCCTAG gCTTCAACCACTGTGTGTAAAATGTCTGGATGGTAAAGAAGTAATCTGTCTGGAGGCAGGTGGTTACCATTCTCTTGCACTTACTGCGAAATCCCAG GTTTACTCCTGGGGAAGCAATACCTTTGGTCAACTTGGGCATTATGATTTTCCAACAACAGTTCCTCGTCTTGCAAAG GTGAACAGTGAAAATAGAGTTTGGAGCGTAGCCGCAGGCCAGGATTATTCCCTGTTTTTAGTGGATACAGAAGACTTCCAGCCTGGGTTATATTACAGTGGCCGACAGGACCCTGCAGAAGGTGACAACCTTCCAGAGAATCACAGTG CTTGGATATATAAGCAGAGTGACAGCAGGAAAAGATAG
- the ALS2 gene encoding alsin isoform X5 has protein sequence MDSKKRSSTEAEGSKERGLVHVWQAGSYSVTPERLPGWGGKTVLQAALGVKHGVLLTEDGEVYSFGTLPWRSEPAEICPNSPILENALVGQYVVTVASGSFHSGAVTESGIVYMWGENSAGQCAVANQQYVPEPNPVSISDSETSSLVAVRILQLACGEEHTLALSISREIWAWGTGCQLGLITTSFPVTKPQKVEHLAGRVVLQVACGAFHSLALVQCLPSQDLKPVPERCNQCSQLLITMTDKEDHVIISDSHCCPLGVTLSESQAENQASTAISPCTETLDSQGEVFENTLVGKDLPVATDTNVGDVQTTGGDAISSQQDVVGTTEISSARNVLSCPDTQAVNEYMAKLSDHSVRENSENSEKPVPSQPLVEEAVPNLHSPPTTSTSALNSLVVSCASAVGVRVAATYEAGALSLKKVMNFYSTAPCEPGTQAGSSSIGPEGLKDSREEQVKQESMQGKKSSSLVDIREEESEGGSRRLSLPGLLSQVSPRLLRKAARVKTRTVVLTPTYSGEADALLPSLRTEVWTWGKGKEGQLGHGDVLPRLQPLCVKCLDGKEVICLEAGGYHSLALTAKSQVYSWGSNTFGQLGHYDFPTTVPRLAKVNSENRVWSVAAGQDYSLFLVDTEDFQPGLYYSGRQDPAEAWIYKQSDSRKR, from the exons ATGGACTCAAAGAAGAGAAG CTCAACAGAAGCGGAAGGATCCAAAGAAAGAGGCCTGGTCCACGTGTGGCAGGCAGGATCCTATTCTGTAACACCAGAGAGACTGCCAGGCTGGGGAGGAAAGACTGTTCTTCAAGCAGCCCTTGGAGTGAAGCATGGAGTTCTTCTGACTGAAG atGGTGAGGTCTACAGCTTTGGGACGCTTCCCTGGAGAAGTGAACCAGCAGAGATTTGTCCGAATAGCCCCATTCTAGAAAATGCCCTGGTTGGGCAATATGTTGTTACCGTGGCATCAGGGAGTTTCCACAGTGGAGCAGTGACAGAAAGTGGCATAGTGTACATGTGGGGGGAGAACTCTGCAGGCCAGTGCGCAGTAGCTAACCAGCAGTATGTTCCAGAACCGAATCCTGTCAGCATTTCTGACTCTGAGACCAGTTCTTTGGTAGCGGTCAGGATTTTGCAGTTGGCGTGTGGTGAGGAGCACACACTGGCCTTGTCGATAAGCAGAGAGATTTGGGCATGGGGTACTGGTTGTCAGTTGGGTCTCATTACCACCTCCTTCCCGGTGACAAAGCCACAAAAGGTGGAACATCTTGCTGGCCGAGTCGTGCTACAAGTTGCCTGTGGTGCGTTCCACAGCTTGGCCCTTGTGCAGTGCCTCCCTTCCCAGGATCTGAAGCCAGTCCCAGAAAGATGCAACCAGTGCAGCCAACTCCTGATTACTATGACTGACAAAGAAGACCATGTGATTATATCAGACAGTCACTGCTGCCCGTTAGGGGTGACACTGTCAGAATCCCAGGCAGAAAACCAGGCCAGCACTGCCATCAGCCCCTGCACTGAAACCCTTGACAGTCAGGGAGAAGTGTTTGAGAACACGCTTGTAGGAAAGGATCTGCCTGTTGCTACTGACACGAATGTTGGAGATGTTCAGACCACGGGTGGTGATGCCATTTCCTCCCAACAAGACGTCGTGGGAACAACTGAAATTTCTTCGGCCAGAAATGTACTGTCGTGCCCTGATACTCAGGCAGTGAATGAGTACATGGCAAAACTCTCAGATCATTCAGTAAGAGAGAACTCAGAGAACAGCGAAAAGCCAGTGCCATCTCAG cCTCTTGTAGAAGAAGCAGTTCCTAATCTTCACAGCCCACCAACCACAAGCACCTCAGCCCTAAACAGCCTAGTAGTCTCTTGTGCATCTGCTGTTGGTGTGAGAGTGGCTGCTACATATGAAGCTGGGGCCTTGTCTCTTAAGAAAGTTATGAACTTTTATAGTACGGCCCCTTGTGAACCTGGAACTCAGGCAGGCAGTAGTTCCATAGGCCCAGAAGGTCTGAAAGATAGCAGAGAAGAACAGGTTAAACAGGAATCCATGCAAGGAAAGAAGAGTTCAAGTCTTGTGGATATCCGAGAAGAGGAATCAGAGGGAGGCAGCCGGAGACTCTCCCTCCCTGGCTTGTTGTCTCAAG tttccccCAGGCTCTTAAGAAAAGCTGCCCGGGTAAAAACACGGACAGTGGTTCTGACTCCTACATACAGTGGAGAAGCAGATGCACTTCTGCCTTCTCTGAGAACAGAGGTGTGGAcctgggggaaagggaaggaaggacagcTGGGACATGGTGATGTTCTGCCTAG gCTTCAACCACTGTGTGTAAAATGTCTGGATGGTAAAGAAGTAATCTGTCTGGAGGCAGGTGGTTACCATTCTCTTGCACTTACTGCGAAATCCCAG GTTTACTCCTGGGGAAGCAATACCTTTGGTCAACTTGGGCATTATGATTTTCCAACAACAGTTCCTCGTCTTGCAAAG GTGAACAGTGAAAATAGAGTTTGGAGCGTAGCCGCAGGCCAGGATTATTCCCTGTTTTTAGTGGATACAGAAGACTTCCAGCCTGGGTTATATTACAGTGGCCGACAGGACCCTGCAGAAG CTTGGATATATAAGCAGAGTGACAGCAGGAAAAGATAG